The following are from one region of the Ochotona princeps isolate mOchPri1 chromosome 4, mOchPri1.hap1, whole genome shotgun sequence genome:
- the LOC101530387 gene encoding olfactory receptor 51B2-like — translation MWFNVSSAPFLLTGFPGLEAAHHWISIPFFAIYISVLLGNTLLLYLIKDDHSLHEPMYYFLAMLAATDLMVTLTTMPTVMGVLWLNRRVMSHGACFLQAYFIHSLSIVESGVLLAMAYDRYIAICTPLRYNSILTHFQVMKIGLGVIMRGFLSLVPPITPLFWFPYCRSHVLSHAFCLHQDVMKLACADITFNRIYPIVLVALTFFLDVSVIVFSYILILKTVMGIASREERAKALNTCVSHISCVLVFYITVIGLTFIHRFGKHAPHVVHIIMSYVYFLFPPFMNPIIYSIKTKQIQRSIISLFS, via the coding sequence ATGTGGTTCAACGTGAGTTCAGCACCCTTCCTACTGACTGGCTTCCCAGGCCTGGAGGCAGCTCACCACTGGATCTCCATCCCCTTTTTCGCCATCTACATCTCTGTGCTCCTTGGCAACACTTTGCTCCTCTACCTAATCAAAGATGACCACAGTCTCCATGAACCCATGTACTACTTCCTGGCCATGCTGGCTGCAACAGACCTCATGGTGACACTCACTACGATGCCCACTGTGATGGGTGTGTTGTGGTTGAATCGCAGGGTGATGAGTCACGGGGCCTGCTTCTTGCAGGCCTACTTCATTCACTCTCTTTCCATTGTAGAATCTGGTGTCTTGCTTGCCATGGCCTATGACCGTTATATTGCCATCTGCACCCCTCTAAGGTACAACTCTATCCTTACTCACTTCCAGGTGATGAAGATAGGACTAGGGGTAATAATGAGGGGCTTTTTATCCCTTGTGCCCCCAATTACACCACTCTTTTGGTTTCCATACTGCCGTTCTCATGTTCTTTCCCATGCCTTTTGCCTCCACCAAGATGTCATGAAACTTGCCTGTGCAGATATTACATTTAATCGCATATACCCAATTGTTCTGGTTGCTTTGACCTTTTTCCTGGATGTTTCTGTTATTGTCTTTTCCTATATCCTAATCCTTAAGACAGTTATGGGCATTGCTTCCAGAGAGGAGCGAGCCAAGGCCCTCAACACATGTGTCTCCCATATTAGCTGTGTCCTGGTATTTTATATCACTGTCATTGGTCTGACCTTCATCCACAGGTTTGGGAAACATGCACCTCATGTGGTCCACATCATCATGAGCTATGTctactttctctttcctcctttcatgAACCCTATCATATACAGCATCAAAACCAAGCAGATTCAGAGGAGCATAATTAGCCTATTTTCTTGA
- the LOC101521813 gene encoding olfactory receptor 51B6 — MRTNNTASPFLLTGFPGMEKAHHWISIPLVMAYISILLGNGTLLFLIRDDYTLHEPMYYFLAMLAATDLGVTLVTMPTVLGVLWFNHREIARGPCFSQAYFIHTLSIVESGVLLAMAYDRFIAIRSPLRYTSILTNTRVVRIGMGVLTRAGLSIMPIIIRLHWFPYCRSHVLSHAFCLHQDVIKLACADITFNRLYPVVVVFAMVLLDFLIIFFSYILILKTVMGIASGEERAKALNTCVSHICCILVFYITVVGLTFIHRFGKHAPHVVHITMSYIYFLFPPFMNPIIYSIKTKQIQSGILRLFSLPCSKASL; from the coding sequence ATGAGAACGAACAACACTGCCTCCCCATTCCTGctcactggcttcccaggcatGGAGAAAGCACATCACTGGATCTCTATTCCATTAGTGATGGCCTACATTTCCATACTCCTTGGCAATGGCACCCTTCTCTTTCTCATTAGGGATGACTATACTCTCCATGAACCTATGTACTATTTCTTAGCTATGCTGGCAGCTACAGACTTGGGAGTGACCTTGGTCACAATGCCAACAGTGCTGGGTGTTCTGTGGTTTAATCATAGGGAGATTGCCCGTGGGCCCTGCTTCTCTCAGGCCTACTTCATCCATACACTCTCTATTGTGGAGTCAGGTGTCTTGCTTGCAATGGCCTATGACCGTTTCATTGCTATTCGCAGCCCTTTAAGATATACTTCCATCCTAACCAATACACGGGTAGTGAGGATTGGAATGGGAGTATTAACAAGGGCTGGCCTATCAATTATGCCAATAATCATTCGTCTACACTGGTTTCCCTATTGTCGATCCCACGTACTCTCCCATGCTTTCTGTCTACATCAAGATGTCATCAAGCTAGCTTGTGCTGATATCACCTTTAATCGTCTCTATCCAGTCGTGGTTGTGTTTGCGATGGTTTTATTGGATttcctcatcatttttttctcctatatTTTGATTCTCAAGACTGTCATGGGCATTGCTTCTGGAGAAGAAAGAGCCAAAGCTCTCAACACATGTGTCTCCCATATCTGTTGCATCCTGGTCTTCTACATCACTGTAGTTGGGCTTACATTTATTCATAGGTTTGGAAAGCATGCTCCTCATGTGGTCCACATTACAATGAGCTACATTTACTTCCTTTTCCCACCTTTTATGAACCCTATCATCTATAGCATTAAAACCAAACAAATCCAAAGTGGAATACTTCGCTTATTCTCTCTGCCTTGTTCTAAAGCATCACTCTGA